From a single Peromyscus maniculatus bairdii isolate BWxNUB_F1_BW_parent chromosome 4, HU_Pman_BW_mat_3.1, whole genome shotgun sequence genomic region:
- the Siglec1 gene encoding sialoadhesin isoform X3: protein MWVLLSLLLLAPVLSLGQTTWGVSSPKDMQGLQGSCLLIPCIFSFPDNVEVSDGITAIWYYDYSGNRQVVIHSRDPTQVVERFRGRAELMGNMDHRVCNLLLKDLKPEDSGNYNFRFEISDVNRWSDVRGTKVTVTNDPSAPTITAPKELREGTEVNFNCSTPYVCLQKKASLQWEGQDPTHAVTSSHQSLEPTGVSHQETLHMALSWQDHGRTLRCRFSLATRSSQKEILLQVQHAPKGVEILLSSSGKNILPGDLVTLTCQVNSSYPAVSSVQWVKDGVSLEANGRVLQLSSATWNDSGVYTCEAMNPVGSLVSPPVSLHVFMVEVKMSPAGPILENDTVTLFCSIPKEAPRELHYSWYKNHILLEDVHSPALRLPAVTRANTGFYFCEVQNTQGRERSGSVSVVVRHPPLAPVLTTFLETQAGFMGIFHCSVVSEPLATLVLSHGGLTLASSSGENDFNPRFSVSSTPNSLRLEIRDLQPADSGEYTCSATNSLGNSTSSLDFHANVARLLISPSAQVVEGQAVTLSCRSGLRPASDARFSWYLNGALLLEGSSSSLLLPVASSTDAGSYYCRVQAGPSTSGPSLPTVLTVFYPPRKPTFTARLDLDTSGVGRGLLSCHVDSDPPAQLQLLHKGHVVATSLPSRCGSSSSRTKISRASNSLSVEIQNPVLEDEGMYLCEASNTLGNSSASATFNAKATVLVITPSETLHEGTEANLTCNVSQEVADSPANFSWFRNGVLWTEGPLETIRLQPVARTDAAIYACRLLTEDGAQLSAPVVLSVLYAPDPPKLSALLDVGQGHMAVFICTVDSHPLAHLSLFRGEHLLATNLEPQRPSHGRIQAKATTNSLQLEVRELGLEDSGSYLCKATNVLGSANSSLFFQVRGAWVQVSPSPELQEGQAVVLSCQVPTEVPQGTSYQWYQDGQPLQASTSSTLRIAAISLRQAGAYHCQAQAPDTATASLAAPVSLHVFYTPRQPTLSALLSTGPARLGLLVCSVRSDPPAQLRLLHRKRLVASTLQGPEEPASSDPRLHVTVSTNELHLEIHSAGLEDDGTYTCEATNTLGQASASADFDAQAVRVMAWPNTTVQEGQRVNLTCLVWTTKQDPLSYTWYKGGQQLPGARSISLPNATVVDATSYRCGVGLPGQAPHLSRPVTLDVLYAPRSLRLTYLLETQGRQLALVLCTVDSRPPAQLALRRGGHLLASSTEASVPNTLRLELRDPRPSDEGLYSCSAHSPLGKATTSLELRLEGVRVTMDPSATVAEGQPVTVTCEDPAALPPTLYAWFHNGHWLQEGPASSLQFLETTRAHAGAYFCQVQDTQGTRSSRPATLQVHYAPRDAALSSFRDSRTRLAVVIQCTVDSEPPAELVLSHNGRVLAASHGSPSGTGHVQVARNSLRLQVQGVAGGDDDAYVCTARNALGSISTTQKLLRETGIHVAAEPGLDVPEGRALNLTCHLPGGSKPMGNSTFTWFWNRHLLHTSPVPTLSFTHVTPSQAGLYHCRADLPTGVTTSAPVLLHVLYPPQKPTLTVFVEPQGGLHGILDCRVDSEPLASLTLHLGSQLVASNKPQGVPTQPHIHVSASPNALRLDVEELGPSHQGEYVCTASNILGSASASAYFGTRALHRLQLFQQLLWVLGFLAAFLGLLLGLGAWHTWRKRHSHKMSVNENSAEMATHKDTMQMISS from the exons ATGACCCCAGCGCTCCCACTATTACTGCCCCAAAGGAGCTGCGTGAGGGCACGGAGGTGAACTTCAACTGCTCTACACCCTACGTGTGCCTACAGAAGAAGGCCAGCCTGCAGTGGGAAGGCCAGGACCCCACTCACGCCGTCACCTCCAGTCACCAGAGCCTCGAGCCCACTGGCGTTAGTCACCAGGAGACCCTACATATGGCCCTGTCCTGGCAGGACCATGGCCGGACCCTGCGCTGTCGGTTCTCACTGGCCACGCGCAGCAGTCAGAAAGAGATTCTCCTCCAAGTGCAGC ATGCCCCCAAAGGTGTGGAGATCCTCCTCAGCTCCTCAGGAAAGAACATTCTCCCAGGGGATCTGGTCACACTCACCTGTCAAGTGAACAGCAGCTACCCTGCCGTCAGCTCTGTGCAGTGGGTCAAGGATGGAGTGAGCCTCGAAGCCAATGGACGTGTGCTACAGCTGTCCTCGGCAACCTGGAATGATTCCGGGGTCTACACCTGTGAAGCGATGAATCCTGTGGGCTCTCTGGTGTCACCCCCGGTCAGCCTCCATGTTTTTA TGGTTGAGGTCAAGATGAGCCCAGCAGGGCCCATTTTGGAAAACGACACAGTGACACTGTTCTGCAGCATCCCCAAGGAGGCACCCCGGGAGCTCCACTACAGCTGGTACAAGAACCACATTCTTCTGGAAGATGTCCACTCCCCCGCCTTGCGCCTGCCTGCAGTCACCAGGGCCAATACCGGCTTCTATTTCTGTGAGGTGCAGAATACCCAGGGCCGTGAGCGCTCCGGCTCAGTGAGTGTGGTGGTCAGAC ATCCACCCCTTGCTCCAGTCCTGACTACCTTCCTGGAGACACAGGCTGGGTTCATGGGCATCTTCCACTGCTCTGTGGTCAGTGAGCCCCTGGCCACACTGGTACTGTCTCACGGAGGTCTCACGCTGGCCTCCAGCTCTGGAGAAAATGACTTCAACCCTCGCTTCAGCGTTTCCTCGACCCCCAACTCCCTGCGCCTAGAGATCCGAGACTTGCAGCCAGCTGACAGTGGCGAGTACACATGTTCAGCCACCAACTCCCTTGGAAACTCAACTTCCAGCCTGGACTTCCATGCTAATG tGGCCCGACTCCTCATCAGCCCTTCAGCACAGGTTGTGGAAGGGCAGGCAGTGACTCTGAGCTGCAGGAGTGGCCTGAGGCCAGCATCGGACGCTCGCTTCTCCTGGTACCTGAATGGAGCACTACTTCTCGAGGGATCCAGCAGCAGCCTCCTGCTTCCTGTGGCCTCCAGCACTGATGCTGGCTCTTACTACTGTAGAGTGCAGGCTGGCCCCAGCACCAGCGGCCCCTCCCTGCCTACTGTCCTCACTGTGTTCT ACCCCCCCAGAAAGCCCACATTCACTGCCAGGCTGGATTTGGATACCTCCGGTGTTGGGCGTGGCCTCCTCTCTTGCCATGTGGACAGCGATCCCCCAGCCCAGCTACAGCTTCTCCACAAGGGCCATGTTGTGGCCACTTCTCTGCCATCGAGGTGTGGGAGCTCCTCCTCACGCACAAAGATCAGCAGAGCCTCTAACTCACTGAGTGTCGAGATCCAGAACCCAGTGTTAGAGGACGAGGGCATGTACCTCTGTGAGGCTAGCAACACACTGGGCAActcctctgcctcagccacctTCAATGCTAAGG CCACTGTCCTGGTCATCACGCCGTCGGAAACGCTGCATGAGGGCACAGAGGCCAACTTAACTTGCAATGTGAGCCAGGAAGTTGCTGACAGCCCTGCCAACTTCTCTTGGTTCCGGAATGGAGTGCTGTGGACCGAGGGACCACTGGAGACTATAAGGCTGCAGCCCGTGGCCAGGACCGATGCTGCCATCTATGCCTGCCGCCTCCTCACTGAGGATGGGGCTCAGCTCTCGGCTCCTGTGGTCCTAAGTGTCCTGT ATGCCCCAGACCCTCCAAAGCTGTCAGCCCTCCTGGATGTGGGTCAGGGCCACATGGCTGTGTTCATCTGCACTGTGGACAGCCATCCCCTGGCTCACCTGTCTCTATTCCGTGGGGAGCATCTCCTGGCCACCAACTTGGAACCGCAGCGTCCATCCCATGGCAGGATCCAGGCCAAGGCCACAACCAACTCCCTCCAGTTAGAGGTTCGAGAACTAGGTCTTGAGGACTCTGGAAGCTACCTCTGCAAGGCCACGAATGTTCTTGGATCAGCCAACAGTTCCCTCTTCTTCCAGGTCAGAG GAGCCTGGGTCCAGGTTTCCCCGTCACCTGAGCTCCAGGAGGGCCAGGCTGTGGTCCTGAGCtgccaggtgcccacagaggtcccCCAGGGGACCTCATACCAGTGGTATCAGGACGGACAGCCCCTCCAGGCGTCAACCTCATCCACACTCCGCATTGCAGCTATAAGTCTGAGGCAAGCTGGTGCCTACCACTGCCAAGCTCAGGCTCCAGACACAGCTACTGCCAGCCTGGCCGCCCCTGTCAGCCTCCATGTATTCT ACACCCCACGCCAGCCCACACTCAGTGCCCTGCTGAGCACAGGCCCCGCACGACTCGGCCTCCTGGTGTGCAGTGTACGCAGTGACCCTCCCGCTCAGCTGCGGCTCTTGCACCGGAAGCGCCTCGTGGCCTCTACCCTCCAAGGCCCAGAGGAGCCGGCGAGCAGTGATCCCCGGCTGCACGTGACTGTGAGCACCAATGAATTGCACCTGGAGATCCACTCTGCAGGACTGGAGGATGATGGCACCTATACCTGTGAGGCCACCAACACACTGGGccaggcctctgcttcagccGACTTCGATGCCCAGG ctGTGCGTGTGATGGCGTGGCCCAATACCACTGTGCAGGAGGGGCAGCGGGTGAACCTGACCTGCTTGGTATGGACCACCAAGCAGGACCCACTCAGCTACACATGGTACAAGGGTGGGCAACAGCTCCCTGGTGCCCGTTCCATCTCTCTGCCCAATGCCACAGTCGTAGACGCTACTTCCTACCGCTGTGgtgtggggctccctggccaggcacctcatctctccagacccgTCACCCTGGATGTCCTCT ATGCTCCCCGAAGCCTGCGGCTGACCTACCTCCTAGAGACCCAGGGCAGGCAGCTGGCCCTGGTATTATGTACTGTGGATAGTCGCCCACCCGCCCAGCTAGCTCTCCGCCGTGGCGGCCACCTTCTAGCCTCTTCAACTGAAGCCTCTGTCCCCAACACCCTGCGCCTGGAGCTTCGGGACCCAAGGCCTAGCGATGAGGGTCTCTATAGCTGTTCTGCCCACAGCCCATTGGGCAAGGCCACCACATCCCTGGAGCTTCGGCTAGAAG GTGTACGAGTGACGATGGACCCCTCTGCTACTGTGGCCGAGGGGCAGCCTGTCACAGTGACCTGCGAGGACCCTGCcgccctcccacccaccctctaTGCCTGGTTCCACAACGGCCATTGGCTTCAGGAGGGGCCGGCTTCCTCACTCCAGTTTCTGGAGACGACCCGGGCTCATGCCGGCGCCTACTTCTGCCAGGTGCAGGATACCCAGGGCACACGCAGCTCCCGACCTGCCACCCTGCAAGTTCACT ATGCCCCTCGGGATGCTGCCCTGTCTTCCTTTCGAGACTCCAGGACCAGGCTCGCGGTCGTGATACAGTGCACCGTGGACAGCGAACCACCTGCTGAGCTGGTCCTATCCCACAATGGCCGGGTGCTAGCTGCCAGCCACGGCTCTCCATCGGGCACAGGCCACGTCCAGGTAGCCCGAAACTCTCTTCGCCTGCAGGTGCAAGGCGTGGCTGGGGGCGATGATGATGCCTATGTCTGCACAGCCCGAAACGCACTGGGCTCCATCAGTACCACCCAGAAGCTCCTGAGGGAGACTG GTATACATGTGGCCGCTGAGCCAGGCTTGGATGTGCCAGAGGGCAGAGCCCTGAACCTAACCTGCCACCTCCCTGGTGGCTCCAAGCCCATGGGCAACTCAACCTTCACCTGGTTCTGGAACCGCCATCTGCTACATACATCTCCTGTGCCCACACTCTCCTTCACCCATGTGACCccgtctcaggctggcctctaccacTGCAGGGCTGACCTCCCCACTGGGGTCACCACCTCTGCTCCCGTCTTGCTCCATGTCCTCT ATCCTCCCCAGAAGCCCACTCTGACTGTGTTTGTGGAGCCTCAGGGCGGCCTCCACGGCATCCTCGACTGTCGAGTGGACAGTGAGCCCCTGGCCAGCCTCACCCTCCACCTGGGCAGTCAACTAGTAGCCTCCAACAAACCCCAGGGTgttcccacccagccccacattCACGTCTCTGCCTCTCCTAACGCCTTGAGACTGGACGTAGAGGAACTGGGACCCAGCCATCAGGGGGAGTATGTGTGCACTGCCTCCAACATCCTGGGCTCTGCCTCAGCCTCGGCCTACTTTGGGACCAGAG CCCTGCACCGGCTACAACTGTTCCAGCAGCTGCTCTGGGTACTGGGATTTCTGGCGGCCTTCCTGGGCCTGCTGCTGGGCCTGGGAGCCTGGCACACGTGGAG AAAGAGGCATTCTCATAAGATGAGTGTGAACGAGAATTCAGCAGAGATGGCCACTCATAAAGACACTATGCAG ATGATCTCTTCCTAG